TACCGTTCGTGCCACACTATGACTTGGCATTTCGTCGAATATCTCGAAGGCTTTATCAAGAAGGCCTTCACGGCCTAATATTCCAATCATGAGAGTGTAAATGTGCTCATTGGGCTTGCACCATATTTGGCGCTGCATGTACTTAAAGAGTCGCAGGGACCGCTGCCAATCGCCACGCGCCGCGAATTCCTTGAACACGTGGGAGAAGTCAGTGAGAGAGAGCTTGTTTTTGAAAGTATCCAAGCACCGGGCGATGCTTCCACGTGGTGGGAGGCTCGAGAGCTTGTTTATTAGTGTTTCGACATCGTAACTGTACTTGCCTTTCTCAACGGTGACCGTCGGATTGCCTAAGATGAGCTCTTTCGGCTTGGCTCTAACAGCGACTGTTAGAAGAAGACGGCGGTGGACGGGGGAGAGCTTTCCGTAGTTTGGGATTTTGGCCGGGAATAGGAAACGATGAGAGGGAGGAACCGGGGTGAAGACTGGGGAGAAAGAGTTGCACGATAGGGACATTTTGGTCAATCTAACATGTGTCGCTGTCTAATAATCAGGAAGTTAACCGACGCCGGAAGATGGAGAGCGAGCGGTGAAGTGGCGGAGCACGGCGGAGCTGAGCTCGGAGAATGGCAGAGAAGGAGCTAAGGTTTAAGCTGGGGTTTCAAGGAGGAGGAGATGAAGTAGTTGAAGGACACGTGGATAATAGCTATGGATAACAATGGCATAAAATAACTGaaaatttattattttccttGAGAAGGTTTCAGCCCCGTATGCATTTtgtacttttcttcttttgaattatttctcatattttgggttcttttttcttttactttactTTGTGTTGTCACTTGAATAATCCTCGTCTCatgacatttttttttttttggaaaggtAATATGTCATGGCAGGAACCCAAAAGAGAAGCCTAAAGTTTTGTAGGATACAAATGGTCTAAAATATCAAAATATTCTCACTCTCTTCTAGGAATTTCTatttacaccaaaaataaaagagcATTAAACATCTCATCTTCAGTTTTTGTATTGAAATATGGTTGTCCACAAAGCATCTTTGATTCCTTTTTTTCCATATTGTCCACCAAATATAAGTTGGGACAATCTTCTATCTTTCCTTCGGGTCGGAATGTTCCCCATCTCTTTTCCAACTAGTTAGGACTTCCTTGATATTCCTAGGCATAACCCGTCGGATCCCCCTCAGATTGATGAATATCTTCCATAGTTGATCAGTAACATTACAGTGTAAAAAAAGATGGTTGACTGTCTCCCCCTGAGCTTCACACAGGTGACATCTGGACCCCAACTGATAACCTCTCTTGATAAGATTATCTTGTGTTAGGACTGCTTCTCTTGCTAATAACCAAGTAAAACATACAACTTTGTAGGGAATTTTTACTTTTCAGATCATCTTCCATGGCCAACAACCAATCTGATTGTTAGACTGATTAAGAGCTTTGTATGCAGATCTGACAGTAAACTTATCTTCTTTTCCCCCATTCCAATGCATTTTATCCTTAGAATATGAAATGCCTTTGAATTTTTCTAAGGTACTATAAAATTCTAACATCCTTTGAATTTCCCAATCATTTAGGAGTCTTCTGAAGGTGAGATTTCATCATTGAACTGTTCACGCCTCTCCCACATAAGAAACTTGTTGTTGTTCAGGTTGTAAATGTCTGGAAACAATTGCTTCAAAGTTCTTTGTCCGAGCCATATGTCTTCCCAGAAAGAGGTCTTCATACCGTTACCCACTTTAAGACTAGACTTAGTACAAAACATTGACCATTGATTTCTTATGGATCTCCACAGGCTAACCCCATAAGGAGTGCTCACTGGTTTGGTTGTCCAACTGTCTTCCTTTCCATACCTTACCTCAATTACATTCTTCCACAAAGATTATTTTGTTGTAGCAAACCTCCATAGCAACTTCATCATCAAACTTTGATTTTGCAATTTCATATTCGTGATCCCCATACCGCCTTCCTTTTTGCTTGTTGTGAGAACATCCCATCTGACTAAGTGAATCTTGTTATTCTCACGTGCTTCTTGCCATAAGAAGTTTCTTCTCAAGGCATCAAGTCTTTTTGCTACACTTGTAGGCATAGGAAACAGAGACATCATGTAGGTTGGCAAAGCATCTAGAATACAATTGATTAGTGTAAGTCTCCCTCCCAGTGATAGGTATTGACTCTTATAGCTGACTTCTTTTCACATTTCTCAATTACACCATTCCATATCCCTTTTGATTTGTTTTTTGCTCCAAGAGGCATTCCCAGATATATTGTTGGCAGAGTTCCTGTACTCCCTCCCAGAATATTCACTAAGCTATGAATCTCCATTACTTCATTAACTGAATAAATGAAGCTCTTATTCCAGTTAATGTGTAATCCAGAAATAGCTTCAAAAAGTATGAAAATTACTCTCAGAAGGAGCACCTGGTCTCTATTAGCATCACAGAAAACCAGAGTATCATCTGCATATAGTAAATGGAAGACTTCCAGAGACTCTGGAACTGTATGGTTCACCCTGAAGCCCTTGATCTAGTTGTTAGCTTTTGCAGATTTATACAGACTGTTTAAACCTTTCATTGCTAGAATGAATAGAAAGGGGATATAGGGTCCCCCTGCCTCAAACCTCTCTGTGATGAAAAGAATCCAGCAGGCGACCCatttgtcgcacct
This sequence is a window from Nicotiana sylvestris chromosome 3, ASM39365v2, whole genome shotgun sequence. Protein-coding genes within it:
- the LOC104216562 gene encoding uncharacterized protein, which produces MAFTKGRQIMDAILIANECVDARMRSKEPGILCKLDIEKAYGHLNWEFLLGILLKMGFDEKLIKWIKIKGFRVNHTVPESLEVFHLLYADDTLVFCDANRDQVLLLRVIFILFEAISGLHINWNKSFIYSVNEVMEIHSLVNILGGSTGTLPTIYLGMPLGAKNKSKGIWNGVIEKCEKKSAIRVNTYHWEGDLH